ACACACGTAAGCTCCTACACACGCTCGCACCTTGACGCCTACACATGTACACTCTTACACATGTACACTCCTAAAGTGCTTCACACGCACACTATAACACACACacgaatacacatacacacaggcacAATAACGCGTAAACACTCGTTTGGGATAGTGGTGTTCAGAACAGTGTTATCATACGCAGTAACCGGCATCATTCACCTTCTGCTCAATTTGGTCAAAAATATAGTTTACAGATACTTCTCGATGCGTTCTTCATAATCGTCATTCTCATTTTTTCTATAAAAATATATTACCCAAAAATTATCACAACAAAAGTGGGATGAACTGATAAGAAATATTATCCAGAATTTGGCAAATTTCAAAATAACTTATTTCGGCAAAAATCTATGAGTGAAGTCTACGGTTGCTGCCACCCGCGTTTCATTTACTCCTTACCAGTCCACAGTGATATAAACTGAATAAAAAAAACGCCTCATAATCTTCAGTTTTCCGACAACTTGTTCGGACATCTCATTTAAGCCAGAGGCAATGTACAAGCACAGCGAAGTGAAAAGGAGGGAGATTAAATGAATTTACCGAGAAATCTCTTCACAGAATTCTAAAAGCTGTAATCGGGTCTCGTGTTCGTGAATAAGATAAAGTGGAGAAAGCGCTTGTGGTTTATCTGGATCTTGGTGATATTCCTCTTGGAATTATATTCCTATTTTCTCCGTCGACAACAGATGTGATAACTTTAACgcataaaattattattaaatgCCATtttaatgtatatgtgtgtgtgtgtgtatataattatactcactaaaacttGATTTAGTCCCAAGTATCCATCAAGTTGTTCCTCCAGCACTTAGGTTTGATCTCTTCCTCGTGCACAGACATGGCGGGCGATACTCATACTCGGCCTTGGAGGACGAGGGCGCCGGAGAGCGGCTGGAGATGGAGAGGAAGGCGGCGAGAGGCGCCACCCGGGACACCACCGCCCTGGCCGCCCGCAGCTACCTCAGAGGTCACCAGCGCTACGCCCTCCTCGAGCACCTCCGAGATATTGGTACgtgctgtgcgtgtgtgtgtgtgtgtgtgtgtgtgtgtgtgtgtgtgtgtgtgtgtgtgtgtgtgtgtgtgcgtgcgtgcgtgcggggtgtgtgtgtatggggtgtgtgtgtgtaggggtggtgtatggggggtgggggtgtatgtatggggtgtggggtggggtataTGTATTGGTTGGAGATGTGTGGGCTGCATGTATGCGGTGAGGGTGTATGTATGGGGTGAGGGTGTAtgtatggggtgtataaatatTGTGGGGGTGTATTTATTCATTCATATATAatgtattttaattataaattcttGTTTTTGTTAGTAAAGATCATTGTCGAGAAACGTATTTTGACGTCTTGTGTTTAAACATTAATAAAATAAATTACCGaaatagtaataattaataatggaaattattaaataaactgaaaattatatTGTAACTAAAAGTCTCTTAAAACAGAATATACGCACTATACACAGAGGTATATCAACATACTACAAACACAAGTAATTATACACAATGAACATAGATGATCTTGTATTATGGTCGTTCTGAAATCACAATTTaggatcccgggttcaatccctgagTGGGAAACGCTATACATAGTAATTACAAATAACACTATACACGCTACATACATAGATAGAGGGAATTATACATGTTACATACAGATAAAAATATACACGTTACATTCAGATTAAATTATTCACATTACATACAGACGAAATTATACCCGCTGAAGACCAAATTGGCTCACTCGCGAAGTTAAAGATATAGAGAATCTGACAGACAGGAAAATAATGTATTGGAAAAGCAAAGAGGCTTTGCAGACgatcagtcacaataacgtggctaaagtatgatgaccatgccacacactagaaggtgaagggacgacgactttcggtccgtcgtggaccattctcaagtcgatatacactcgacttgagaatggtccaggacggaccgaaacgtcgtcgtcccttcaccttctagtgtgtggcctggtcatcAAAGAGGctttgagagagacagagaacataCAGGACGTTAAACACTAACGAGACCCCATGTACTAATCCAGCCTGTGCTTGCCATCTCTTACAGGGTCGAGGATCGACAAGAACTGGTTCATGATCCGTGACTCCTCTGTGAAGACGGATCGACTTATGACCCTCCAGCCCTTTGACGACCAGTGCCCCTTCCCAGTCACTCAAGGCACCCGCGAGGCACTCGTTGAACTCTTCCAGGTCAGTACACCCAGGAGGCACTCGTTGAACTCTTCCAGGTCAGTACACCCAGGAGGCACTCGTTGAATTCTTCCAGGTCAGTACACCCAGGAGGCACTCGTTGAACTCTTCCAGGTCAGTACACCCAGGAGGCACTCGTTGAACTCTTCCAGGTCAGTACACCCAGGAGGCACTCGTTGAACACTGACAGATATGATATACAGCACTTGGTTCCACTATATTTAATTTTCATCTTAAAAGCAATGTGTTGATGCAAATTTTCCTGCGACTAAACATTTAGGAACTCAGAAGGTACTTGAAAACAGACTTAGATTTATTTATTGTAAGAACTTATAATATCATTATTGTTAAAAGAAAAGTACAAATGGCCCTTAACATAGATGACTTTCTGCCTGTAGAATTGAGGGGGAGAACGCGGTTATCCGTACTTGGATTATGACTTAGTTATTTAAAATAGATCAGAGAATTAGTATAAAcagaaaagtgtgtgtgtgtgtgtgtgtgtgtgtgtgtgtgtgtgtgtgtgtgtgtgtgtgtgtgtgtgtgtgtgtgtgtgtgtgtgtgtgtgtgtagagagacaGAGTTTTCCTACAATAATAAGCAAGTAAGAGGTTGTGTGTCCACCCTCAGGCGCTCCACCACCCCTACATCTACCCGGTGCTGGACGTGGACTTCGCCAACATCTCCTCCTGCACCTACGTCATCACTGTCATCCCCCACAACAACAAGGGCACGCTCAAGGACCTAATCTACAGGGTGAGTATTGTaggacggtagtggtggtggtgatgatggtagtggtggtggtggtaatggtggtggtagtggtggtggtggtaatgatggtggtagtggtggtggtggtggtgatggtaatggtggtaaTGAGGATGGTGAAGGGAGAGACGACAAGGATTGGGAGAGAGGTCGTCGACAGTGACTAATGAGTCATCACatgatgggaggaggaggagaaggagtgaTTAATGACTGAAGTGAGAGGTGGAGAGAAGGGTGAAGGAGGGAgtgagtggtggagggaggaGCGACGGGTTAGTGTTGTGCTCCAGCACTTGATGTACTGGCACACTTAAGGCAAGGCTGCCTCTTCGGTACTTCTGCCCTAACACCCAGCACTGTTGTCGAAACCCAGCAAGTTCTAGAGGCAATGTCTAGAGTCAGATCGTTAGTGTCTAGAACTAGTGTCTAGAGGCAGTATGGCCTACACTGACTAGTGTTCGAACCTTGCGCGGTTCGAAACCGCGTTGGCTTCAACACAAAAAGGCTGTAGTTCAGACTACTCATTGTATCCCATCACACGAGCTGTGAATCTGAGTGTTggtgttggccagaccacacactagaaggtgaagggacgacgacgtttcggtccgtcctggaccattctcaagtcgattgagaatggtcttgagaatggtcgaggacggaccgaaacgtcgtcgtcccttcaccttctagtgtgtggtctggtcaacttactttagtcacgttattgtgactcatcgcctgagtgTTGTGTGATGGCACAAGATGACTGCAAGCAGCTCTTTAATACTTCAGACAGTATAATAAGCAATGATATCTGTAACAAGAAGTCTGTGTTAACAACACTCACTTCTACTTTATTAGTTTTATATAAAAATTGCAATTTTGTTAATTTCGTTCAGACAATAATGGGAATTTTTTAATGGAACACTTTTAAAGTATCGCATATTACATTTACATATCGTATCATACATTCTTATTTCGCATCATACATCCTCATATCGTATCGTACATCCTTATACGTCTCGTACATCCTTACACCGTATCACACATCCTTATATCTTAGTTAGTAGACTTGTCCACCATGTTGTTAGGTGCGGCTGTTGGCACTCGGGGCACACCGGGGCCCTCAGCCATCAACAGCCTCATACTGGCTCTGTCTTTAAAAAGAATAATtacggtcctgggttcgatcccaggcgccggcgagaaacaatgggcagagtttctttcaccctatgcccctgttacctagcagtaaaataggtacctgggtgttagtcagctgtcacgggctgcttcctgggggtggaggcctggtgaccgggtagcggggacactaaaaagccccgaaatcatctcaagataacctcaagataacgtcaccCTACCATGACGACTCTGGCACAGATTTGACTCCAGGTTACATCTTGTACCTAACATGATTGTAACTTAACATTAATAAAAGTGCATTCCTAATTAACAACTAATAATAATGTCATTGAATAAATCAGTTTCTAGGGTGAGGCGTCAGATGAGCTgacgtaggataacagctcttagcTTACCGTTTCATTAGGAACATCAGAACCATTCTTAATGAACCGTAGTCTCAGTTCAAAAAGTGAGTGTGTATGGTAtgaggggagccggtggctgagcggacagaacactgggcgcgtgatcctgtggtcccgggttcgatcccaggcgccggcgagaaacaatgggcagagtttctgtcaccctgatgcccctgttacctagcagtaaataggtacctgggagttagtcagctttcacgggctgcttcctggcggtggaggcctggttgagaaccgggccgcggaggcactaagccccgaaatcatctcaagatagatccaACACACCTAACCTTGCCACACGTCCAGCTCCATCTATCACTGGTCTGGACGCTACCTGTAGAGTGTATTTTCAGAGTCACTGGCAGGACGACTGGAGCGAGAAGTACCAGCAGCGGTCGGCAGGTCTGCCAGTAGGTCAGGTACAGCGGCTGGGGCGGCAGGTGCTGGAGGCGCTCCTCTTCCTTCAGGACCGAGGTTTTCCTCCCTGCGGACACCTCCATTCCGGCAACGTCGTCCTCCAAAACGGCGTCGCCAGGTACGTGTCTTGGGTAAATTACAGATAGCGCCGCCTGGTGTTTACCTAGAATAACAAAAATCTCCTTGTGTTATACCTCCTTccaatataacaataataatgttcaTAGGAATATATACATTGATTATATTTCTTTGTATTCAAACATGGCAAATCATTACAATATTTTGTATAAGGCCGCTAATCACTCACATGGATGTAGATACACAAAAAAGTAGTTTTATAAGGAAGCGGCCTTCATAAGGACGACAAATTTCCTCCAGCTGCTCCCTAAGCTTGTAGGTCAATAGCTCTTGGTTGATGAGTAAATATTGACgtaggagagagggatggagggggtaAGGGAGGGCTCTCAGCGAGTAATGTGGGACTGGATTTCCTGGAGACTTGTGGCTCTTGTGAGTCAAGGTGATACTCGAGGCTCTGGGGACTTGTGGCTCTTGTGAGTCATGGTGACACTCGAGGCTCTGCGGACTTGTGGCTCTTGTGAGTCAAGGTGACACTCGAGGCTCTGCGGACTTGTGGCTCTTGTGAGTCAAGGTGACACTCGAGGCTCTGCGGACTTGTGGCTCTTGTGAATCAAGGTGACACTCGAGGCTCTGCGGACTTGTGGCTCTTGTGAGTCAAGGTGACACTCGAGGCTCTGCGGACTTGTGGCTCTTGTGAGTCAAGGTGACACTCGAGGCTCTGCGGACTTGTGGCTCTTGTGAGTCAAGGAGACACTCGAGGCTCTGGGGACTGAGGACCATCATCCCAGGCAAGGGAAGTAGAGCGCAAGGATTATATTGTCTTGTTACAGTGAGGAGTCTGATAAGAGGTGCACCGCATCTGTGCTTCTGAGAACACGGTACAGACACAGATGAGAAATAAAAGTGATTTGAATACAAAATATGGGGCTCCTACGCTGACCCTTTAGGTCTCCCACGCCATCCTTCCTGGCCTCCCACGCTgacccttcaggtctcccacgccATCCTTCCTGGCCTCCCACACCATCCTTCCTGGCCTCCCACACCATCCTTCCTGGCCTCCCACACTGACTTTCCAGACGTACCACAGTTCTTCTAGACTTATGACGCCGTTTTTTCGAGCCGTCCTTCACCGCTTCCCTGGCAGGTCTCCTACAGCACACGTCCAGGCCTTTGGAAACCATGCCTTCCACTTCAATTTTGTCTCATCGATTTTCAGCTCGCTAGGCGTTGGTGGTAGTGGCGACGGTGTTCTGGACGGCGGGGACTACCTGCCTAGGGAGGACCGGGGGGCCTtggggagagaaagagaaggtCGGTAAAGGGAAGGTAAAGACGCTTTGGAGGGAGGAACGGAAGGAGGGTAGGTAAAGTAAGTATTTATCAAAAGAAGACactaagccgggaaggctatgtagcactatcaaagtgcgaaataatcagagggcgctaaatatcaccaagaatgtcaatacgagaacaaaaacgcataaggcgaacgatatcaaaagtatccgattcacctagaattctatcgagggacaagcgaccgcgagggacggtcagaaagcaagacacacgctcgtcctggaagtcaggacattcaacaaggatatgcacaactgtaagagggacaacgcaattcagacaataaggagcagggcgggagGAGGGTAGGTAAAGTAAGtatttatcaaaagaaggcaccaagccgggaaggctttgTGGCTAGGAGGGTAGGTATTGAAGCTGGTGTAtttgggtggtgatgggtaggctgTGATGAGGGGAGTGCGCTTCAGTAAGTATCTACAGATGATAAATAGTTCTTTGGGCTAGACTTTTACTTCGTGTATTTACCTTTTGTTTACATTCTGGTTCTGTGGTGGAGGTGACCTCTGTGACTTCTTGTATTGTATGCCATTTAACCACTCCTTTCAATTGAAAGAGGCTGTCCTAGTCTGCCTTGTTTATTCcccctcagtattttgtatgttgtgattatATCCTCCTTCGCTCCTTCTCGTTTTTAGAGTTGTTAGATTGCGTTTTATTTAAATTTATCACCGTGGCTTTAAACATTAAACCCGGACAATAGTCTTGTTGCAATCCTTTGGAATCCTAAAAGTTTCTCCAAATTCTAAGAAAAAAATGGGAACTCTGCCGCCCGTGCACACGATGTCTGCACTCATTCTGCGAGCGAAAGTAGAATATTTTTAAGGCTGAGAGGAATATGAAATGTATTTTGGTAATGGAAAAAAGAGAGAGCTTCAGATTTGTAAATGGCTTAGGGGAAGAGTACAGTAATGGTACACTTGGGGTAAAGAGAGTGAGTTAGGCGTGTCTGCTACACTCTCGTGTTCCAGCACTCGCCTGAATACTGTTACTAAATCACCAATACAACAACAGGTTGCGTATAATTCCTATAAAAGTGTTTACACAATTAGAGTTTGCTTAGCAGTATCCGAGACATAACATCACTATGTTGAGTTGCTATATAAAAACAAAGTGAATATAATACATCCTTAGCGAGaaaaataatttataatataattttaacTAATATTAGTTTCACCATGTATAGTAATAAGTAATATCTTTATCTTGTTATACTGTATAAGTATTGTAGTAAAGTGATGATGCTGATGCATGGTGATTGTATCACGACCTTATTTACAGTAACATAATATTTATTTACCAAGAATGTTTGAGGAATATCCTCACATTCTTAACTGATACAATATTAATATAAATTTCTAATAAACGAAAGATATTTGTTTTAATATTTGACATTACAACATGTCTGTCTCTaattccacctccccccccccctctcctctactAATGGTGCCTGTCTCCCCCACTATCAGGTGTTTGTCCTCCCAACTAATGGGGGCCTATCCTCCCTATTAACTGGTGCTTGTCTCTCCCTATTAACTTGTACATGTCTCTCCTACAAACTGGTGCATGTCTCCCCTCAATGATCCGAACCTGTCTCCTCCACCGACTGACTGGTGCCTGTCACCCGAACTGACTGGTGCCTGTCTCCCCAGACTGTCGGGGGTGGAGAACACCTTGCTGGGGCTCACCTCCAGGATCTACCCCATCATCAAACGCCGCCTCAGAGACAACAGAGACGCTATCGACTCCGTGTGCTTCGGTATGTCTTGCCTCGGCCGCCGCCACTACTACGCTCTCCTATATAGCGCTCTCTTGGTTATATCGGGACACTTTGGTCTAAGCTGTGGTAGCTTTCTCGAGGATGCAGTATTTGTGCCTAGACCAAGATAACTATGTTTGTACTGTGGCAACTTTGTTGAGGCCACATGGTAGCTTTGTTGAGGCTACATGGCAGCTTGTTGAGGCTACAAGGTAGCTTTGTTGAGGCTACATGGCAGCTTTGTTGAGGCTACACGGTAGCTTTGTTGAGGCTACATGGCAGCTTTGTTGAGGCTACATGGTAGCTTTGAGTCTGTGTCGTCTTTAGCAACGCTGAGTCACTTTTATTATGTTTGAGGGAGTGTTGCCAACACTCCAGTATCAGGTGGTAGCTTTAGCAGATTTGCAGTTCCCTGTCAATGCTGCGGAAGGGCGCCAGTGGCTTTAGCTGGGTCTTGATTTCTATCCAGGCGGGAGAGAAATGGTTTTGCCtgcttcctatcacctaatgttcatgttcacttagcagtgaatgggtacccaggagttagtcagcttcttgTGGGGTTATAGTACTTCGACCATGATGGGGGAAGGGGGCCTCGATATAAGGcaaacatgtactgtatgtataaactggctgcctgtcccccaacacaattattattaattattgatTAGGCTGACATAGCTTTATCCGGTCTCTGGTAGGGTTATCCTAGGTTCCTACTTCATTATTATAGCTCAATTATCGAGGAGATAACTTTTTCTTTAGTAGCATAAAGTTGAAACCAATGTGGAAATCTGTGTCAGCTCATTTGAGATGTTTTAGGATATagttggacttaactgtattttgACTGTTGTAGGGCCTTAGTTGTAGTACTGTATAGTTCGATTTTGGCTGTTATTGGGTCTTAGTTGGAGTGATGTATTTGCTGTGTTTAGGCTGTTGTAGGGCCTTAGTTGTAGTACTGTATAGGCTCTATTTTGGCTGTTATAGGGCCTTAGACTGATGTATTTACTGTGTTTAGctgtttctgaggttggaagaaaacgtgctcagattggggacttgtttattttataatggtaaataataaattaatatataataaattaatatataataaattaatatataataaattaatttattatataaattaataaataataaattaataaataataaaattattattatataataaataataataataacaaatagtataatgataagcaattatttttaatgaatcaaatagctaattaggatgaatgataaataattattgactagtgcataacaataaagtattaaggaataattataatgaataatccttaatgataaagtagagatcaattacaattaataactacatccataggtagtaaatgaaagttgcattaattagactaattacaattcatgggaatatttcttagctatctgcaggcttatcactttgggggttccggcggagcacccccaaagatACAGCAAATGCTTAGCATGCTAGAGCAAGTGCCCCTTGAGCACATCTGTGGGCCGTCCCTTTCAAAATTaaaacaggggatgcagaggatcccgggaggagggtgggcgttatgtaagagcagctgctggcttgggaaggggcccacgccgtctccgtcccggtttatataacctcgggtcaatgcgcgcgcagcttggggcggttaaagtcagcttccagacatacgttctcttccactcagaaaacccaccgtttttgggaaacagtGTTCTTTTGTTGGGCCATAGTCGAGTTGCTGTATTTGGGTTGTCATAGGGCCTTAGCTAATTGTCTTGTGGTATTATGAGGCAGAGAATTTCTATACTGAGATATAATTTAAGCATATACTTTGTAGTGAAATGTCTCGTTAATAATAAACTCTGCTCGTCTTGTGCAGTGTTTGATTCAATGTATAATTTACAAAAATTAAGCTAGACACAGAATTACTTGTACTAAATATAATTTCACTTTATTCTTCCATAGAGAAGGTGAATGTGCCCAGCGAGTGAAATTTAATTTGATGAATTTAACAATTAAGCAacacttctttcttctcttcccccccccccaaccacccctACCCCatatcccattctctctctctctctctctctctctctctctctctctctctctctctccacttcctCTTCTCCTCTCTGCTTTACCCTTGCATCTTCCAGGTCACGTAATTTTCGAGATGTGTGCAGGGTACGAGCTCTCTTCCGCCCACCCAACACCAAAACACCTGGAGGATATCGCTAATTACCCACAGGTGAGCTTAACAGTAAGATTCTCCAGTCCAACTGTTAATTTTGGTCAGTTTCCCTGCCCGAAATACTATGcgtgtggctttgcaagaatgtaagctCTAATAttgggactcctggttcaaccttgacgccgagcggacgtctggacacctccgcctgggagccgccggatcacgttctgttttcgcgttttgactttgctactgccgtttggcttccctcttcaacggtccgcttgtacgacgcctggcgcacatatcgccttgggtcacaggattgttgatagatctttgttttgtttttggcgtgttctggctggttctgccggcggggtgacggtgttcgggggccggcttggccgagaggtgccggaggttggtgggtcttggtgggttcctggtgtgccctcagtcatggtgggcggctggcttctgctctgccggaggacactggatgactttttgcgttttagttgggggcagagttttggttttgctacctggtgttctctgtgtggagcggtgttacggccctctcgggatcgcaaccgggttctttctctgctgttgttagaggaagggtatccggccccaagccagtagtggctttcaagggatgtgatccgtaacgcaagtaaattaaaggggaagggaaataaaggcaaaaacttaataatataattattaccgtcaccataaatatataaaaggttacacaaggggggggggggttaaacactattatatacaacgtagtcttcctctgaagactctggacgttcacggtgctcaacaaggctaagctcttggtcctcttgtggcctcacgacgaatccttcgattctcttgagtctaccctggccacaggccagccaaattacagttccactgggggcaccgtcgtggaggccatcaaccacaagtccagccggtagctggcaggttccaatcagcaacgctggttaggccactccacgatcgatactaaggtcgcaaacccgagtcaggagcctcgtgtgatcccacagaccactctcctcgccacaacaccccagtggttaagcgtctccaccagtcagtcccgggtactacaatccctcagctgccacgtcacggacaggctaacaccacagtgttcatccggggggcgactcacagctgttgCAGTaaacacttggagacaagacggctgccttgggtagactgatccaacttccattacagcagtcccaggtcgactctgtaatcagacacgtcatcagtaatcgggacactctagggcacgtcacttaccggctcagactcAAACGCCcatctatccactccatagatggcgttgctatctaaactccacctcaccagaggtcagcagcagctgtgttatgagctgattaggacgggaaactagcccttgtggctggtatttcctgtcctcacttgatggcgccgtccatttggagggggtttcgggagctgacccacagatggcgtggtcgtcactgctccgtgctcggacgttgggctcgggtccgtaacaagcggggccggtgcttgtcaccctgagggactcctgggactccccaatcatctgcctgactgtgcgtttcttgtttcacctttcctggcttcgcgattgacccttaacgggtacgccggggcgcatccggtcCCATGATCGTCGtcacccctaaatcaacaacaactacTCTAATGTTATTTATCTAATGTTatttacctgatggccacaaATACACTAGTAGCCTccatgaggacaggaagctggcaacTTGTCAAAGGTGactccatttgtcctgatgatttttttcaagctggattttgaAGTTCAGCAGAATTTTGGGATTTATGGCTAATGGTGGGTAGACTGTTCCATGGTTCATaatcctgtgggtgaaaaagcacgtTTTTAGACTAAAAACCCACTCTGGGCTTGTGCAACTCTTTCACAGCCATTCACAATACAGTACAGATATTCAGTGCATAATAAACATCAATTGTactatattttttaatatttatttctTATAAATCCTGATGAAAATATAAATTTACATGAACCTTGTAGGCAATAATAGCAGTCTCTTAATTACccacaggtggtgcaggtgttggagtACATTTTTGGTAATGGTGACCAGTACCCAAGTGTTGAAGAAATCCTCTGCCTGGATTTCTTTAGGAACCTAGACTTGAGAGAGATGCGAGCTGCACCTCTACCGGTAAGTTAGCAACCATAGTTCGTATATTACTGAATCTCAAAGTCAAACATAAGTCAAATATTTGTATACATTTAGACTTGACACTGATCCAAAATTAGTTATGCTTTTATTCCTAAGTACTGTACCTGTACTGTATATTCCATTTTATGTCATATTGTTAGTTGTAGTTAATGATTGGTTGTTTGATCACATATTGGAAATATTTTTGCCCAGTTTTCTAATATGTTTGTGCATGTGACATGTTTTATCCTTGGTTAAAAGTTGTATCCTTAGACA
This DNA window, taken from Procambarus clarkii isolate CNS0578487 chromosome 7, FALCON_Pclarkii_2.0, whole genome shotgun sequence, encodes the following:
- the Slob gene encoding LOW QUALITY PROTEIN: slowpoke-binding protein (The sequence of the model RefSeq protein was modified relative to this genomic sequence to represent the inferred CDS: deleted 1 base in 1 codon) translates to MVTASLESLARLFSCVSVKPRPHHRSCYNHAMHGHGGRYSYSALEDEGAGERLEMERKAARGATRDTTALAARSYLRGHQRYALLEHLRDIGSRIDKNWFMIRDSSVKTDRLMTLQPFDDQCPFPVTQGTREALVELFQALHHPYIYPVLDVDFANISSCTYVITVIPHNNKGTLKDLIYRSHWQDDWSEKYQQRSAGLPVGQVQRLGRQVLEALLFLQDRGFPPCGHLHSGNVVLQNGVARLSGVENTLLGLTSRIYPIIKRRLRDNRDAIDSVCFGHVIFEMCAGYELSSAHPTPKHLEDIANYPQVVQVLEYIFGNGDQYPSVEEILCLDFFRNLDLREMRAAPLPSQFQIRYSPMIRSILKEVRRFQKQRSLQRRTRSLNREDILEGEKGYFQRDSRRGRRGGGTASGGEGGGDTPTSSEASASGAGGGDDSMPPTSAYNTPTASLAALSSPTSDVTPSPEHPTHRLLEVSSPQRQHPSTCQDVFHTPPHTPPTPQNHPIRANHISQAHNDRPLTTTRYPPRDSRSTHWSNSTHLTQNGHAGRRGEPWT